One part of the Bradyrhizobium sp. CB1650 genome encodes these proteins:
- a CDS encoding AAA family ATPase, whose amino-acid sequence MLYLFDEFVLDTDQRELRRDGRTIPLQPQVFDLLEYLIRHRARVVTKDDLISAIWGGRIISESSLTTRINAARTGIGDSGEAQRLIKTLPRKGVRFIGTVREAPREVERAVAPLKIEISTPVVGRTASFAMIDQMTRQVLSGKRQMAFVTGEAGIGKTAFIAKAIEHLTDQGFDQLSGRCTERFGTDEVFLPLIDALVNRYRANGPELISAVRAHAPTWLLQLPGAIDASERAAFQDEVFGATRERMLREFCDLLEALSTGCPWVLVLEDLHWSDFATLDVLSRFARGNGKARVLVLCSYRPADGSAGGHPIRRLHRDLEIHGCCGELRLDRLSRPEVERYLALRFDDEELAASLSKPVFERTLGHPLFVASLLKHLIDQESIVEMDGRWRLSSQAAFAQDRIPDSLLNMIGHELDRLTDDERRLLDVASVAGEEFSAALVAAGLSDDAIDVERDIEASIRKHQILVRSGVSEWPDGTYSGSYAFRHILYQNIIYQNLPPGHRAQTHKRLGKRLEEAYAGRTPEIAPALALHFEQGRDFPSALRHLREAAKNSTKRLGHAEAASYLTRALGILDRFDAADKFSTRVALLRERSWALRSCGDLAGSIRDLRDMIACAEQAGEVKQQLNGLTAVSSLCLRVDRHACLEAAEDVLSRSQALADDTFKALVQGSSASVNLFLNGWRNQDATLCDRAIELSAGATNYGILIRRNGISGIVDCWRSRYQECRRAGTEGKRLARLAGDVYTFVLFNVLESIALIHLGEWRELRREITAGLELAVRNANGPSSALCRLTLAWLHVEAMDFDGAREICESVDDSLLVGDQSTYFHKRAVLAKAYVGLNDPSAARRQFDDIERRRHEEGIDIEFTAATQVYHCLGEYYLQVDDFTQAQSCARQLHDYVATAPDLNHLAQAHGLLARTALALGDSAEAQLHLSRALEIVDGADFPIASWRVYRTAAEIFAKYGDVDRAATYRLRFAETVRRLAQNFEPEDRLHKSLLTVLATRTAQLEAMTSLPSRPA is encoded by the coding sequence TTGCTGTATCTATTTGACGAGTTTGTTCTCGACACCGACCAGCGGGAATTGCGCCGCGACGGGCGTACGATTCCGTTGCAGCCTCAGGTTTTTGACCTCCTCGAATATCTGATCCGCCACCGCGCCCGGGTGGTGACCAAGGACGATCTGATCAGTGCAATTTGGGGCGGGCGCATCATCTCGGAGTCATCGCTCACCACCCGCATCAACGCAGCCCGTACGGGAATAGGTGATTCCGGCGAGGCGCAACGGCTGATCAAGACTTTGCCGCGCAAAGGCGTCCGCTTTATCGGCACGGTGCGGGAAGCACCCAGGGAGGTCGAGCGCGCCGTCGCACCTCTGAAGATCGAAATCTCCACCCCGGTGGTCGGCCGGACAGCCTCCTTCGCGATGATCGACCAGATGACGCGGCAGGTATTGTCCGGCAAACGGCAGATGGCTTTTGTCACCGGAGAAGCCGGGATTGGCAAGACGGCATTCATCGCCAAGGCGATCGAGCATCTGACGGACCAGGGCTTCGATCAGCTCTCGGGGCGCTGCACCGAGCGATTCGGAACAGACGAAGTCTTTCTTCCACTCATCGATGCGCTGGTGAACCGCTATCGCGCAAACGGCCCGGAGTTGATTTCGGCTGTTCGCGCGCACGCACCCACCTGGCTCCTGCAATTGCCGGGCGCCATCGACGCATCGGAACGCGCGGCTTTCCAGGATGAAGTGTTCGGCGCGACGCGCGAGCGGATGCTACGCGAATTTTGCGATCTTCTGGAAGCGCTGAGCACCGGCTGCCCCTGGGTCCTTGTTCTCGAAGATCTGCATTGGAGCGACTTCGCGACACTCGACGTGCTGTCTCGCTTCGCGCGCGGGAACGGCAAGGCGCGCGTGCTGGTCCTCTGCTCCTATCGTCCGGCCGACGGTTCCGCCGGCGGGCATCCCATCCGTCGCCTGCACCGGGATCTCGAGATTCATGGATGCTGCGGCGAATTGCGCCTCGATCGATTGTCGCGTCCGGAGGTCGAGCGTTACCTGGCATTGCGCTTCGACGACGAGGAACTTGCCGCCAGCCTGTCAAAGCCGGTGTTCGAGCGAACGCTGGGGCATCCCCTGTTCGTTGCCTCGCTGCTCAAACACTTGATCGACCAGGAGTCGATAGTCGAAATGGACGGCAGATGGCGCCTGTCTTCACAGGCGGCATTTGCGCAAGATCGCATTCCGGACAGCCTCTTGAACATGATCGGACATGAGCTCGATCGCCTCACCGATGACGAGCGGCGTCTGCTCGATGTCGCCAGCGTTGCCGGCGAAGAATTTTCCGCGGCCCTCGTTGCGGCCGGCCTGTCCGACGATGCGATCGACGTTGAGAGGGACATCGAAGCGTCGATCCGGAAGCATCAAATCCTCGTTCGCTCGGGGGTTTCCGAGTGGCCCGATGGAACATATTCGGGCTCCTACGCTTTCCGTCACATTCTCTATCAGAATATCATCTACCAGAATCTGCCGCCCGGGCACCGCGCACAAACGCACAAGCGCCTGGGCAAGAGGCTGGAGGAGGCCTATGCCGGCCGCACCCCCGAAATAGCGCCCGCGCTCGCACTTCACTTCGAGCAGGGACGCGACTTTCCGAGTGCGTTGCGCCACCTCCGGGAAGCGGCAAAGAACTCGACGAAGCGCCTCGGCCATGCGGAGGCTGCAAGCTATCTCACCCGCGCGCTTGGCATACTCGATCGTTTCGATGCTGCCGACAAATTCTCAACCCGTGTCGCCCTTCTGCGGGAGCGAAGCTGGGCTCTTCGCTCGTGCGGCGACCTCGCCGGCTCCATCCGTGACCTGCGAGACATGATTGCCTGCGCCGAACAAGCGGGCGAGGTCAAGCAACAGCTCAACGGCCTCACGGCCGTGAGCAGTCTCTGCTTGCGCGTGGATCGCCACGCCTGCCTCGAGGCTGCTGAAGACGTACTGTCGCGAAGCCAGGCGCTTGCGGACGACACTTTCAAGGCGCTGGTCCAGGGCAGCAGCGCGAGCGTCAACCTGTTCCTCAACGGCTGGCGCAACCAGGACGCCACGCTCTGCGACAGGGCGATCGAGCTGAGCGCGGGTGCCACGAATTATGGCATCTTGATCAGGCGCAATGGAATATCGGGTATCGTTGATTGCTGGAGGTCGCGGTACCAGGAGTGTCGCCGCGCAGGCACGGAAGGAAAGCGGTTGGCGCGTCTGGCTGGCGACGTTTACACTTTTGTTCTGTTCAACGTTCTTGAATCGATCGCGCTCATTCATCTGGGCGAATGGCGCGAACTGCGACGTGAAATCACGGCCGGCCTCGAACTGGCCGTCAGGAACGCGAACGGCCCCAGCAGCGCATTGTGCCGGCTGACGCTTGCGTGGTTGCACGTCGAAGCGATGGATTTTGATGGAGCCCGGGAGATCTGCGAGAGCGTCGACGATAGTCTGCTGGTCGGCGATCAGTCGACCTACTTCCACAAGCGGGCCGTCCTTGCCAAGGCCTATGTCGGCCTGAACGATCCGTCGGCAGCTCGCAGGCAATTCGACGATATCGAGCGCCGCAGGCACGAAGAAGGCATCGACATCGAATTTACCGCCGCGACGCAGGTGTATCATTGCCTCGGCGAATATTACCTGCAGGTTGACGACTTTACGCAGGCCCAGAGCTGTGCACGCCAGCTCCACGACTATGTGGCAACGGCTCCAGACCTCAATCACCTGGCCCAGGCCCACGGACTGCTCGCGCGTACCGCGCTTGCCTTGGGTGATTCAGCGGAGGCTCAGTTGCACCTGTCCCGCGCGCTGGAGATCGTCGACGGTGCCGACTTCCCGATTGCTTCCTGGCGGGTCTACCGCACGGCCGCCGAGATCTTCGCAAAGTACGGCGACGTCGACAGGGCGGCGACTTATCGCTTGCGATTTGCCGAGACCGTCCGAAGGCTCGCGCAAAATTTCGAACCCGAGGATCGGCTGCACAAGAGCTTGCTCACCGTGTTGGCAACGCGAACAGCGCAACTGGAAGCGATGACCTCGCTGCCTTCGCGGCCCGCTTAG
- a CDS encoding adenylate/guanylate cyclase domain-containing protein, which produces MPKFLRIGIHQSNVSGYTSKAWCVRRVGSAVFLKWGAVEVHGAGDGRKVYWTLPPRVKTIRCGTVQRASDYVKAAIGRRRNHRYEPLAGPIAIRRRSAGHGAELEQALATILFVDIVRSTEKAAKLGDARWTQVMSHYYAAVRRELKALRGKEVVTTGDGLLATFKVPDAGVRCATAIREAVRTLGLEIRVGLHAGEYKVSGAEMVGLAFHIGARVAAKARAGEVLASSAVKDLMSQSQIRFRDHGVHRLKGVPERWRLYRVEH; this is translated from the coding sequence ATGCCAAAATTCCTTCGCATCGGAATCCATCAATCGAACGTTTCCGGATACACCTCAAAGGCATGGTGTGTCAGGCGCGTTGGCTCTGCGGTTTTCCTGAAGTGGGGTGCCGTTGAGGTCCATGGCGCCGGAGACGGGCGAAAGGTGTACTGGACGCTTCCACCGAGGGTGAAAACAATTCGTTGCGGCACGGTGCAGCGTGCCAGTGACTACGTAAAAGCCGCGATCGGGCGGCGGCGCAACCATCGCTATGAACCGCTGGCGGGACCTATAGCGATCCGGCGCCGGTCCGCCGGCCATGGCGCCGAGCTCGAACAAGCGCTCGCCACGATCCTCTTTGTCGATATCGTCCGCTCCACCGAAAAAGCAGCAAAGCTCGGCGATGCCCGCTGGACGCAGGTGATGAGTCACTATTACGCCGCCGTCCGCAGAGAGCTGAAGGCCTTGCGCGGAAAGGAGGTCGTGACGACGGGGGACGGACTGCTCGCGACATTCAAGGTGCCGGATGCCGGGGTCCGCTGCGCGACCGCGATCCGCGAGGCCGTGCGCACGCTGGGGCTGGAGATCAGGGTGGGGCTGCATGCCGGCGAATACAAGGTGAGCGGGGCCGAAATGGTCGGCCTCGCGTTTCACATCGGCGCGCGCGTCGCCGCGAAAGCCCGTGCCGGCGAAGTCCTGGCCTCGAGCGCGGTCAAGGACCTGATGTCGCAGTCACAGATCCGCTTCAGGGACCACGGCGTTCACCGGCTGAAAGGCGTGCCGGAGCGATGGCGCCTGTACCGGGTCGAGCATTGA
- a CDS encoding ATP-binding cassette domain-containing protein yields MLMPPIGLPILPQIRTPLHAALWCCAGPLGLVFAYSCSYNLLLFAPSIYLLQIYDRVLSSRSGDTLLLLTLIVAITVVVGGVFDALRRAVLGRLGAWLDDRLRPCVLSAGLESAFRSDWTQASGAYRDLTVLRQFIESGACPMLFDALWAPLFLLVLFLIHPLLGVVGACCVAFLFALTVAGELATEDVLLRSGAALSRSYGRLQTAAGNIHMIRAMGMFDSAARMICHDAQQARREHDVALRRSEIVMLATKPVRALSQVLIMGAAAWLVLDYGKSPAIIFASTLMFSRALAPVESAIAGWKSLLTAVSACQRLGVLLAAFPASGQQDRKISPQQARSGLVVDNVSVRLPGTQHPLLNGVSFSLAPGECLGIIGSSGSGKSLLGQVIAGLSMPTHGGVLLDNADVLLLREGRGGHRLGYLPQDINLVGDTISDIIARLDDADRPKVVEAAKLVGIHDAIIRLPLGYDTVVHSESTFSRGYRQRLGLARAFFGSPRLIVLDEPNASLDYGGELMLQDAICHMKRAGVIQVVVTHRMGLLAATDKIAIMEDGAVVAFGDSEEIFERHLSRPQVTSQIAP; encoded by the coding sequence ATGCTGATGCCGCCCATTGGGTTGCCTATCCTGCCGCAGATCCGGACGCCACTGCACGCCGCCCTTTGGTGCTGCGCGGGACCGCTCGGTCTCGTATTCGCGTATAGCTGCAGCTACAACCTGCTTCTCTTTGCGCCCTCCATCTATCTGCTTCAGATCTACGACAGGGTGTTGTCGAGCCGGAGCGGCGACACACTGCTCCTGCTCACGCTCATTGTCGCGATCACGGTGGTCGTCGGAGGCGTGTTCGATGCATTGCGGCGCGCCGTCCTGGGACGCCTTGGCGCCTGGCTCGACGATCGCCTTCGTCCTTGCGTGCTTTCGGCCGGGCTCGAATCGGCGTTTCGCAGCGATTGGACGCAAGCCTCCGGCGCATACCGGGATCTCACCGTTCTGCGCCAGTTCATCGAGTCGGGCGCATGTCCGATGCTGTTCGACGCACTCTGGGCACCCCTGTTCCTCCTTGTGCTCTTTCTCATCCATCCTCTGCTTGGCGTGGTGGGCGCCTGCTGCGTCGCCTTCCTGTTCGCGCTCACGGTTGCCGGAGAGCTGGCCACGGAAGACGTTCTGCTCAGATCCGGCGCCGCGCTGTCCAGAAGCTACGGCCGCCTCCAGACTGCCGCAGGCAACATCCACATGATCCGCGCCATGGGAATGTTCGATAGCGCCGCGCGCATGATCTGCCATGACGCGCAGCAGGCGCGCAGAGAGCACGATGTGGCGCTTCGGCGAAGCGAGATCGTTATGCTGGCCACCAAGCCGGTCCGCGCGCTGTCGCAGGTCCTGATCATGGGAGCCGCCGCGTGGCTCGTCCTCGATTACGGCAAGAGCCCGGCGATCATCTTTGCTTCCACGCTGATGTTCAGCCGGGCACTTGCGCCGGTCGAAAGTGCGATCGCAGGCTGGAAATCGCTCCTGACGGCGGTGAGCGCGTGTCAGCGGCTCGGCGTGCTCCTCGCCGCATTCCCCGCCTCCGGGCAGCAGGATCGAAAGATTTCGCCGCAGCAAGCGCGGAGCGGGCTCGTCGTCGACAATGTCAGCGTGAGGCTACCGGGAACCCAGCATCCTCTCCTGAACGGAGTCTCGTTCAGCCTCGCGCCCGGAGAGTGCCTCGGCATTATCGGCTCGTCCGGGTCCGGCAAGTCCTTGCTTGGCCAGGTGATCGCCGGGCTGTCGATGCCAACCCATGGCGGCGTCCTCCTCGACAATGCCGACGTCCTGCTGCTTCGCGAGGGACGAGGCGGCCACCGTCTCGGCTATCTCCCCCAGGACATCAACCTGGTCGGCGACACGATAAGCGACATCATCGCGCGGCTTGACGATGCCGATCGGCCGAAGGTCGTCGAAGCGGCCAAGCTCGTCGGGATCCATGACGCGATCATACGCCTCCCGCTGGGGTACGACACCGTGGTGCACAGTGAAAGCACCTTCTCACGCGGATATCGGCAGCGCCTCGGTCTTGCTCGCGCGTTCTTCGGCAGTCCACGCCTCATCGTTCTCGACGAACCGAACGCCAGTCTCGACTATGGGGGCGAACTCATGCTGCAGGATGCCATCTGCCACATGAAGCGCGCAGGCGTCATCCAGGTCGTCGTCACTCACCGGATGGGTCTCCTCGCCGCCACGGACAAGATTGCCATCATGGAAGACGGTGCGGTCGTCGCGTTCGGCGACAGCGAGGAGATCTTTGAACGGCACCTGAGCCGACCCCAAGTTACTTCGCAGATTGCGCCATGA
- a CDS encoding HlyD family type I secretion periplasmic adaptor subunit, translating to MTAIDDFEPLEFPWCPTPAPISPRGRLHGITVAGNLLVLCFMLGLGTWASLAPLESAAIASGVVESESSRKTIQHLEGGIIRKILVSDGDAVRSGQTLIALDDTRADSEVQSLQGQLWDASARAARLQAEQQRSERIAIPSALEQDSQQSGVAAAAVSAQQFIFQARLQVHESQLAVIRERRRQVEKEIEGLKAQESATGQRSDIVREELDMVATLVSKGLERRPRLLNLQRELADVEGRRGEIAAQISRAGQVISEQQATLFKLESERQNEIAQSLREAQNQIFQLRERLLAARDQLSRTEVKAPEDGVITDLRIHTAGGVIGAGAPLMDLVPRQDRLVVTARLRPEDIDVVHPGLNAEVHLIPYNQRRVPRLKGTVVHVSADRLLDKRTDQPYYATKIRIDDAQIVANDIQIVPGMPVQVFITTGRGTVALYALRPLLDSFRGAFRED from the coding sequence GTGACCGCAATCGACGATTTCGAGCCCCTCGAATTTCCATGGTGCCCGACGCCGGCGCCGATCTCTCCGCGCGGAAGGCTTCACGGTATCACCGTCGCGGGCAACTTGCTGGTGCTGTGCTTCATGCTGGGGCTTGGTACATGGGCGAGCCTCGCGCCTCTGGAGAGCGCCGCGATCGCGTCCGGCGTCGTGGAATCGGAATCGAGCCGCAAGACGATTCAGCATCTGGAAGGCGGTATCATCAGGAAGATCCTGGTTTCGGACGGGGATGCCGTGCGAAGCGGACAAACGCTGATCGCGCTGGACGACACCCGGGCCGATTCGGAGGTGCAAAGCCTTCAAGGCCAGTTGTGGGATGCATCGGCTCGTGCCGCACGGCTTCAGGCCGAGCAGCAGAGATCCGAGAGGATCGCAATCCCGAGCGCGCTGGAACAGGACAGCCAACAGAGTGGAGTGGCCGCCGCTGCGGTGTCGGCGCAGCAGTTCATTTTTCAGGCTCGCCTGCAGGTTCACGAGTCGCAGCTTGCGGTCATTCGTGAGCGAAGGCGTCAAGTCGAGAAGGAGATCGAAGGTCTCAAGGCTCAGGAGAGCGCCACCGGGCAGCGAAGCGACATCGTGCGGGAAGAACTCGACATGGTCGCGACCCTCGTCAGCAAGGGACTCGAACGGCGGCCGCGGCTTCTGAATCTGCAGCGCGAGCTCGCCGACGTCGAGGGCCGCCGCGGCGAGATCGCCGCGCAGATTTCTCGCGCCGGGCAGGTCATCAGCGAGCAGCAAGCCACTTTGTTCAAGCTCGAGAGCGAGAGGCAGAACGAGATCGCACAATCGCTACGTGAAGCACAGAACCAGATATTCCAACTCCGCGAGCGGTTGCTTGCGGCCAGGGATCAGCTATCGCGAACGGAGGTCAAGGCGCCCGAGGACGGCGTGATAACCGACCTGCGGATTCATACGGCCGGCGGCGTCATCGGAGCGGGTGCTCCGCTCATGGACCTGGTGCCCCGGCAAGATCGCCTCGTCGTGACTGCGCGCCTCAGGCCCGAGGACATCGATGTGGTCCATCCCGGTCTCAATGCCGAGGTTCACCTCATACCGTACAATCAGCGTCGCGTGCCTCGCCTGAAGGGAACCGTCGTGCATGTCTCCGCGGACCGGCTTCTCGACAAGCGTACCGACCAGCCATACTACGCGACCAAAATCCGGATCGACGACGCGCAGATCGTCGCAAACGACATCCAGATCGTCCCGGGCATGCCGGTTCAAGTGTTCATCACGACAGGGCGCGGTACCGTGGCTCTTTACGCGCTCAGGCCCCTGCTCGACAGCTTCCGTGGCGCATTCAGAGAGGATTGA
- a CDS encoding response regulator transcription factor, whose product MAEFEILDMATVQNLDCTAARDVRLVVLSIADKPLCDPSVEEDLAFVAECCPNASVAVLSNRDDEPTVQAAMQRGVRGFLSTSLPIEIAIAGLRLVLVGGVYRPLPVAAMNRIPDFEPPDARGLGSAYLVNERADAAIDRSVSDLTPREQQVLAELELGLPNKLIAAKLNLSESTIKMHIQHIMRKCAAHNRTEAVLRWRGRLPAQGRDHDPGAAPMPET is encoded by the coding sequence TTGGCCGAATTCGAGATCCTCGACATGGCAACGGTCCAAAACCTGGACTGCACGGCAGCCCGCGATGTTCGTCTGGTGGTGCTGAGTATCGCGGACAAGCCCCTGTGCGATCCCTCGGTTGAGGAGGATCTCGCCTTCGTTGCGGAGTGTTGTCCCAACGCTTCCGTTGCAGTCCTGTCAAACCGCGACGATGAGCCGACTGTGCAGGCCGCGATGCAGCGGGGCGTGCGCGGCTTTCTTTCCACCTCGCTGCCAATCGAGATCGCCATAGCCGGCCTGCGCCTCGTCCTTGTCGGCGGCGTCTACAGGCCGTTGCCCGTGGCCGCGATGAACAGGATACCGGATTTCGAGCCGCCGGATGCGCGCGGGCTTGGGTCCGCATATCTGGTGAACGAGCGGGCCGACGCGGCTATCGACAGGAGCGTGAGCGATCTCACGCCTCGCGAGCAGCAGGTTCTGGCGGAATTGGAGCTCGGCCTGCCCAACAAGCTGATCGCCGCCAAATTGAACCTCTCGGAAAGCACCATCAAAATGCATATCCAGCACATCATGAGGAAGTGTGCTGCTCACAATCGTACCGAAGCGGTTCTGCGCTGGCGCGGCCGGTTGCCCGCGCAGGGGCGTGATCACGACCCGGGCGCAGCTCCAATGCCGGAGACCTGA
- a CDS encoding aspartate kinase: MRNHSIIVQKYGGVCLETPAKIRAVARSLADLHGRGHRVVAIVSAMGTTTDQLIQMAYQVSPTPNRRELDMLLTTGERISMSLMSMALADLGVPAISFTGSQAGVMTDGSHSAARILDVRPIRVREELDHGRVVVLAGFQGVNPASREITTLGRGGSDTTAVAMAAALKAERCEIIKEVDGICSADPRIVQDAKPLRRVDFASLSEMCFWGAKILHFRSVELAQSQDVPLVLKRWGGVEYGTEVMKEVADMESGKVLAVNSMARIEHVEVDSDDLNHGFEKFAQHLRKNSLSWPQLLASHFAAGKTTMTVACDSEWLDALLRTLEHAKDLRQQREASSSVSLTCFGGVSSELPFRALQVLRSHGIVPDSYVLSPHSVSLFVPVESREAAVTALHSLVQQA, from the coding sequence ATGCGCAACCATTCCATCATCGTGCAAAAATACGGCGGGGTCTGCCTTGAAACACCGGCGAAAATTCGCGCGGTTGCGCGCAGTCTCGCCGACCTGCACGGCCGTGGCCATCGTGTCGTGGCAATCGTCTCCGCCATGGGCACGACCACCGACCAGTTGATCCAGATGGCTTATCAGGTAAGCCCGACGCCCAATCGCCGCGAACTCGACATGCTGCTGACGACCGGTGAGCGCATCAGCATGTCCCTGATGAGCATGGCGCTTGCCGATCTCGGCGTGCCCGCGATCAGCTTCACCGGCAGCCAGGCCGGCGTGATGACCGACGGCTCCCATTCCGCCGCACGCATTCTGGATGTACGCCCCATTCGGGTGCGGGAGGAGCTTGATCATGGCCGCGTCGTGGTGCTGGCAGGATTTCAGGGCGTCAACCCGGCGAGCAGGGAAATCACCACGCTGGGCAGGGGCGGCAGCGACACCACGGCTGTTGCCATGGCCGCGGCGCTGAAAGCCGAGCGCTGTGAAATCATCAAGGAGGTCGACGGCATTTGTTCTGCCGATCCGCGCATCGTGCAGGATGCAAAGCCGCTGCGCCGAGTGGACTTCGCGTCCCTGTCCGAAATGTGCTTCTGGGGTGCAAAGATTCTGCATTTTCGCAGCGTGGAGCTGGCGCAAAGCCAGGATGTGCCTCTGGTTCTCAAGCGGTGGGGTGGCGTTGAATACGGGACGGAAGTGATGAAAGAGGTTGCAGACATGGAAAGCGGAAAGGTTCTGGCCGTCAACTCGATGGCTCGCATCGAGCATGTGGAAGTGGATTCCGACGATCTCAATCACGGTTTCGAGAAATTCGCGCAGCATCTCAGGAAAAACAGTCTGTCCTGGCCGCAGCTCCTCGCATCACACTTCGCCGCGGGAAAAACCACCATGACCGTAGCCTGTGATTCAGAGTGGTTGGATGCCCTGTTGCGCACGCTGGAGCATGCCAAGGATCTGCGCCAGCAGCGCGAAGCTTCAAGCTCGGTAAGTCTCACCTGCTTCGGCGGCGTTTCGTCGGAATTGCCGTTCAGGGCGTTGCAGGTTCTTAGGTCTCACGGGATCGTGCCCGACAGCTACGTGTTGTCGCCGCATTCGGTCAGCCTGTTCGTCCCCGTGGAGAGCCGGGAGGCCGCGGTCACGGCGTTGCATTCGCTTGTCCAGCAAGCATAG